ttttgaagcttagAAAAAAAGCCCAATCTTCAAGAACATTTTTCATATACAGTCTTTAGTTATTCAACTCAACAATAAAGATATTTGAGGAAATCAAGACCCATATTTTTCACACACATGCCCTTAAAATGGGAGGGACACTTGGGGCTTGATGACTACAGAATGtactggggttttttttcactcctgTGTGTCTTGTGAACAACATGTTCCCCGTGGGCTAAGAAGGCAATCACAGGTGAGAAATCACTGGCAGCATTGACGACTGGAATCCTGAGACGTCAAGTGTGTGGACGGCCTTATAAAGTGATTAGTCCAAGTCTCAGAGGGAAAGAGCAGGGGGTCAGAGGACTAATGATTGAATGTGCTGGTGTGGGGATAGTGGGGATGATGATGGCGGCGGTGGTGGTGGTTTACTTGAGCAActaaaaaggaggagggggggggggggggggggacatcaAAAAAATGATGTGAGTAAATGCCACAAAGCCTTGGGGCTCCATGGTGGAATGTTATGTGTCTGATTTACCTGTTCCTTGCAGGGCTGAGAGCATCACTGTTCTCATTAGAAACTGCTTCGGTGCTGTTTCATAGCAAcctaaaaatagaaaatgtcccTATTAGGCTGTATAGCTGATAGCAGTTACAAGTTTGGCCTCTTGAATTGTGAAATACAgcgtatgtatgtatgtttatatgtacatatatagtgtgtgtgtgtgtgtgtgtgtgtgtgtgtgtgtgtgtgtaagtactACTTGCAACTGCAGTTATAATTGGTATAATTTCACATCATGTTGCAGTGCTTTTGCTAAGACAGTTTGTTATGTTTCACAGCTGGACCGTCTTATCTGTGTCCTTAACTGATatcttcagttttaaaaaaacaatgatgttaCATATTGCAGAGGgatatttacaattaaaaaaaatcagctcacTCTCAGCAAAAATCATTATTACATGTGCAATATCcatcctcttctctttttcctctcagaTCATCccttttaaaatgtctaacgctgcaaaacatttgcatttaggcaaagaaagaaaaaaacaccactcCTAGTGTTTGTATCCTGCATTAGTATGAAGACCAGGACCAGAGGTTTTCATCAGAagcaggtttatttttgggtcGACTCTCTGACGTCAAGAGAATACACGTTTCATTCAACAAGCAAGAAAATAAGTTATTTATAACCCGTGGCGTCTCCAGGTTGTGATCCTTGAGTGCGCAGTGAAAGGCATACTCCCCATTGGATTGATGTAGTATGCCTCCATAACAAAAAGCCACACAGCTCATGTGCGATGGTGGCAGAGAGGAGCGGCACCCTGTCACCGACACTAGGACGCATCGATGGGAAactgggagaagaaaaaaaagggggggaaactGCGGAGAACTGCAAGaaactttgtgttttgaatGATTAATTTCATCCCTGGTTTCTTTTCCCTCCTTCCTGACAAAAAAAGCTCTGAGTACTTTGAGCATGGAACATCTCTCATCTGACCAGGTAGGAAACCGCATTGAGTTGTATTGAGCaatgatttgaaataaaaaaaaatgatgcaaacGAGAATATTTCATTTATGTAGTATGTGGGTATttgagaggggagggggggggcaggttTTTGACGATGTTCGTGTTCATATACTGACCGATTCCATCAGTTATGTACAAACAGAGCGCGTTTCTGTCgccaagttttttttccaaattagAACCATGGACAGCGACTGCTGCGCCGAAAACACTGTGCCGCTGATGTCTACTGTTTACACAGACATGCCTGTGTTTATTATCACATTAGAAGTTCTCATAAAACAGGGTGACGATTAGTCTTTTCGGgcgtatttttttttatcacaagaGATGAACGAGACGTGGTGTTTTGCGCACACATTTGCGGAAtgctttcgtcttttttttttctattaataagatgggaaaacagaaaacaaaacagcagctgCATCGACAGATTTAATAAGGGAGACACACTCTTATTTTGATATTTGACTAATGGCCTCCCTCGTCATCTGCAAGTATTTGTTTGGGAATCTAACAGGTGTCTCCTGGATAGACATTCGTCCTATATGGACATGATCAGTTTCCACTTCCGGAAaaactgcatttatttacacttttCCTTTTCATCTGATTTGTCATGTACAGACTATATTTCCTATGTGGGAAACCTGTACTATGAGgcttaaattgtatttataacCTTAAGAGTTGTGATaggctgccccctgctggacatgaTGATTTAGTAAAACACAACAGGGACACACAATATGACTCTGAAGTTATTCATATTTTGTGATGTAAGCTTATATACTTGGTGGTTTTTGTCCAAAAGGGCAGGGAGCTGTAAGTTCAACACTGAGGAGACCTGTGATTGGCTGGGATGATGATGGCGGACATACTGGAGCTGCGGACAGATGGAAACTCACTCCTGAAGGCAGTGTGGCTCAGGCGCCTGAGACTCACCCGGCTCCTGTTGGAAGGGGGCGCGTACATCAACGAGAGCAACGAGCGCGGGGAGACGCCCCTCATGGTGGCCTGCATGTCCACGCACAGCGACCAGCAGAGCGTGAGCAAGTCCAAGCTCGTGAAGTATCTGCTGGAGAACCAAGCCGACCCGAACATACAGGACAAAGCGGGCAGGACGTCCCTGATGCACGCCTGCATCCACAAGGCGGGCCGCGAGGTGGTGGATCACCTGCTGAGCAATGGGGCGGATCCCAGTCTGGAGGACAGGAGCGGGGCCTCCGCCTTAGTCTACGCCATCAACGCGGACGACAAGGAGACACTAAAGCGGCTCCTGGACGCGTGCAAAGCAAAAGGCAAGgaggtcatcatcatcaccacggACAAGTCGGCGTCCGGCACCAAAACCACCAAACAGTACCTGAATGTCCCCCCATCGCCGGAGCTGGACGAGAAGTCCTCCCCGGCGTACTGCACCTCTCCGTCGGACATCGATGTCACCGCCTCTCCTGCGCAAACCAACACAGTCTTCAGTTTCCAGACGAAGCTGAAAACCTCCACCTCGGCCTCCAAACTCTCCAACGGGCCCACGTCTCCAACGCGCAAGCCGGCGAACCCGAAGCGGGCCCGCCTGCCTCAGCTGAAGAGGTTGCAGTCGGAGCCTTGGGGGCTGATCGCTCCGTCTGTCCtggctgccgctgctgctgctgctgcggccgcCCATGAGGAGAGCAGGAAAGCCAGCTCGGATGAGGATGTTGTAGCAGGGGTTAACGGACTCCACCTGAGCAAAAGGTCAGCGTTGTCTCGGCAGAGCAGCGTGGACGGGAAGGAGAGCTTCTTCCCACTGGTGGGCGAGCAAGCCTGCAAAATGAAAACCTCACTGTCTGTTCCTCTGACGTCCAAAGCATCATATGAGAGATCCCTGTGCCAGCACCAACCGCTGGCACGGCGCAGCACTGTGCCAACGGAGCAGGAGGGCCTCAGCACCTGCTGCAGCAGCGGCCTCGTCACTCTCAGAGACACGATGCACAGGAGACGCCTCGGGAACGATCACTACGACTCAGACTCGCAGCTCTACTCGGACTCTGCCATGTCGGACTCACCTAAGGTGCCATTGGAGCGCAGGAAACTGAACACCTCTCCGCTGGCGTTGCTGAACAGCTCCAGAGAGTCTCTGGACAGCAACGCCAGCCCGTCCTCTCCGAGCATGGCGCACAGGCGGGCGCCGGGCCTCCTGGAGAGGAGGGGCTCGGGCACGCTGCTGCTGGACCACATCTCCCACACCAGGCCCGGCCACCTGCCCCCACTCAACGTCAACCCCAACCCCCCAATTCCGGACATAGGGGCGAATAGCAAgccctcctcgcccatggcctcGGGTATTAGATCGATAGCTCCTGTAGCACCGAACACACCAAAGAGAGGCGGCCTGAAGTCCAAAAAGAAACTCGTGAGAAGGCACTCTATGCAAGTGGAGCAGATGAAGCAGCTCTCTGATTTTGAAGAGCTGGCTCATTAGTCAGTGATGTTTGTGAAGCACATAGTGTGTGGGAGTGGAGAGGTTAACACCATAAATAAATAGATCCATAGGTCCAGCTGTGTAGACTCATGGCCATCTAGATGTTGaataatgtgtttataaaaaatatagatatatatatatatatgtattgaAACTGAGCAATATAGATAGATTTCCACTATGTGTCTCACCCAACCTTAAGgatttaaatcatttaactccacatttgctgttttttttttgtattacagtTTTGAATGTAAATGCCAAGACATGGTACTACTCCTCCTCAGTCAGAACTATAGCTCTCCTTACACGATAATGTAATGCATAGGGAACAAACAGGGTCCATTTGTAGCCAGCAGGTCACCAGGGTGCacttttgtgtgcgtgtgtaattAGCACCgttaatggattttttttcttttggacacaaaaaagaaaaaagatgtgATGCACTTGTCTGAGATGTagctttgagtaaaaaaaaaaaatgaaattttgaCTGTTTGTAGCAAATTTGTACAAAGTGCcttcaagaaaaagaaaaaaaaaaaaaaaaaaagagtggacaGATACATTTAATGTATTAGGAGCATTTGTCATTTATGATGATGTaaccaaaatgtgtttttatttcaatactTGTGGGTCTCACATGGAGCAAAAATTGAATCCACCAGATGTGAATGGGTGAGAAAATACTGCCTTATGAAACAGGTACAGAGATGGGCCATGTATAACAGCACTTTTCTGCCCAGGAGGTGGGGGAAAAGCTTTGTTGctatttacagtgttacagaaACTTTCAAAAGCACACAATTCTTACACAATGAATTTAATTACCATTGAGTGACATTTGAAAACTTCAGTCAGCACAGACATTGGTGAAACttgtccatttaaaaaaaaatgtcatttcacgCTAATGGCAATCAAAAGGAAAGATCACACAGCTTCCATGTAACTTACCTGTGAAGCATTGCTTCTGTTTAAGGAAAGACATTATAGAATCCATAGTATTTTTGAAAGTCGTTCGTTGTTTACTCTGAATAAATGTCTATCACTTGtgaatttctgtttgtttactcgAGTCACTCATCTGACAGTCACCACGCAGATGCTCATTAGACAAAAGCAGCAGTTCGTTCCTCGGGCCACTTGGCAGTCCGTTGCGATGATGacatttatcatcatcatcaaaaccaTCGTCGCTGATGTCACTATGATTTTGTCAGACCAACCATGGAGGCACTCAGATCCCACAGCTTCTTGGCAGCTTCGTCATCCCGACCCTGAGGGGCCGCTGTTTTAGGGGCGCAGTCGCTGTAATCAGAGCAGAATTCAGAGTTGAACACATGACGTGATTACTCCCCACTGTGCTGATTTGGCCTCAGAAGGAAGTTCAGAATAGAATGGCGGATAAATTAGGAATGACGGGGTCgcttaaaaataaacagaatcagTCAAAGATAATGATTAGTATTCTGATAATTCCACAaaatatttagtgtttttttttcttgcatcagCAGGATAATACACAATTGTTTTCTGTTAAAGTGCAATAaggaaaatgttgtatttattcaGTCCATGATGACTCCAGGGGTTCATGACATGTGGCCCTCAGTTTGAGGTAATTGTATagattgtttgattgtttgggAACATGAACAAGCTGAGCATATAATCCAGTGAATAGATAAATAAGGGCCTCTAGCTGAGCCCAGTTTTTCATCTTGGCTGAAGAAAAAGACATTTATCTGCTAACACATTGGTACCATAAGTtgataaaatgtagaaaaactcTGCTTACtctgctgcccccaagtggaaaaaaaagatatactACTACAACAGAAGCATACTGTACAGGGGGAGTTACAGAGGTTAGCAGGGGCAGCACATCTATTTTCATGTCTTAGATCCCAGACAGGCTAAACCTGCCATGATGGCAAAAGGACACCGTTTATCAGTACCCATGTATCGAAGGATCACAATATATTTCAAGATATTCAAAATGACACAACAGGTAGTTCAGACCAACTGatttgattggacaagaggaAACACAAGCACCGATgaagagcagtggttcccaacttttttttaaatttattttttattgtagccCACCCAGTTAGTATCTAACAAAAGCTTAGCTCCTCCAGGACCCGCACAAAAAAAGTGATACATACAGCTCCAAAAATGATAGATCACTGTTttttctttgggggggggggactttttctgcctttatttgagaaaggacagtggatagagtcagaaatcagagagagagagagtggggaaagacatgcgggaaatgagccacaggttggattagaacccgggccgcccgcttggaggactgtagcatCCGTACATTGGGCGCGTGCACTGACCACCGCCAAAaattaatttgaatttgaacaTGAATTGTTTCCATTAGAATCTTTACCATTGATCATTGCCGCCTCTTTACTGGTATTAGCTCCCCTCTTGGCACCCAGTCCACTGATTGGGAACCAATGATATACAGTACTACTATACTCGGACTTTTCACTAAATACAgtataatcagaatcagaatcagaaatacttcattaatcccagagggaaattcggtcattacagttgctccaaaatatacaataaagaaatatagtaataaaaatatgaatcaaatagaataggaatataagtaagatatcaataataggtacaataaatatttacacggataagagtcagatggaatataaacacacattatcaagattattgcactgtttgtttcattattgcactttgttatcatagacatattattcattattattatattgcagttttaataaataatgagttatggtggaggttacagttttcagtttttttgctgttttgttttgtttttttccaggctgAGATAGTCCAGGGTCAGACAGAGTGTTTGTCACTCAAAGACGTGCCCTCTTTAGGTGTTCTGAATACCATTAATTAACATTACAAAATCAACAGAACAGCAAAAAGCCAAGATTTTTGTAACAATCATACAATCAGCGCTGTTATTTTACAGCTTGCATGATGAATAAATTAAACAGATAATTATAGGTCAGACAAAGTAGCTGGTTTGCTGCAACATGTAGACACGCATATAGAAGCTGAAACTGTGAAACTGGTTGTGTTGAGCCACATAAATCATTAAATAGCCCAAAAAATAACCTGTTGTAACTGATCATTGTTTTAATCTACATGCTGCCTGTAGATCTATTGTCTAAAAGCGATGTGAAAAGTGATGTTGTGCTTGATATCGGCTCTGCTTTGATTCTTTAGCATTCGGTCTGTGCATGAATCAAAGCCGCGCTGATGTCCAGTACAACAAGTCAAGTCTGATATTATACTGCTTAATTAGTTGCAGCTCTAATAATGAAGCTACTATTCACTGACCTGTAGTAGAGTCCACTTTGATTCTGCAGGCTCTCCTCCACGGCACAGTAAATGGTGGTTTGAGCCCCCTCTGCTGGGGACTTGATGAAGAACATGAGCGGTGTGTACACAACTCTCTTCCACAGGGGCATCGCGGGCCAGAAGTGTCGCCCCAGCTCAGTCCGGATCACTCCAGGGTGAAGGCTGTAAGTATTAACCCCTGTGCCTGCAAAAAAAGACAGGGCAGAGGACAAGAtgttttttaatctattcaCAGGAGCACAACATGAAGGGGTTATTTCAAACACAGTACacccattatttattttttccaatgCAGCATAATATCTGGTGAGAGTATCGAAGGTTTAAATACCTTGTAGCCTGTTGGACAGCTCCTTTGTGAAGAGAACATTGGCCAGTTTACTTTGTGAATAGCTTTTCCAAGGGCGGTAATCTTTCTCCTGGTGTATGTCATCAAAATAGATTTGACCTGTTGAGTCACAGCAGTGTGTTCTTATTCAAAGAGTCAGTCTTTAATACTAAATGAAAgtgaaaggacaaaaaaaaaaaaatctccttctaCTCTTTAAtgaaagcaggaaaaaagagagaagtcgGACCTCTTTCATGAGCTAGACTGGAGACGTTGACAATGCGGCTCGGGGCTGACTTCTTCAGGAGATCCAACAGGCAGTGCGTTAATAGGAAGTGGCCCAGGTGGTTCACACCGAGCTGCATTTCAAAGCCATCTTCGGTTTGCCATTTTGGACACCTCATAACacctgaaagcaaaaaaaaaaaattaattcaatTCATTCATCACCTTCCACCTGCCCCAGAGCTGCTGGAATATATGATCTGTAACACAACCAGGGCTCAGATGAGATCGATATGTCGACCTGCGTTATTGATGAGAACGTCCAGCCTCTCTTCACTCGCTAGAACGTCTTCAGCTAACTGCCGCACTGATTGGAGAGACGCCAAGTCCAACTTTTTAACAACGACATTGACACTGCCACTCCTCTTCTTCACGTCTTCTGCGGCGTTATTAGCTCGGTCCATGTCTCTGCAGGCCAGAATGACCCGGGCGCCTAGAAACACAAGCAGCAAATCTTAAACCATTAGGACGAAATGAGATAATTAAAGACTgtaatatcaatcaatcattatttttatagtGCAAATTCATAACAAGGGTTATCTCgagttaaaggcttaatatgtgatttttcacacttaaatgtaatagaaatcaagtatatcctctgaaaataactctgtgagtcatgactgtctacaatgggtgtaatacccgagtcccactgtctgtgatgttttcagagttttcagagtcctatcttcagtttgtttacatcgcccggacggccggctgactcctcccctcgtgtataaaagttgtttaattgagggactagagaaaagaagaataacatactgtactcactgcttaactgtgtttctagatcacgctcatttcaggtaaatttacatgcagtgtgaagatacgagcataataaagatcgctagcattagcatgctaacacaacaatgcaccgcgagttgttttggtttcatgctggtgctcaagggcgacatctgctggatcaaaacatcacatataaagcctttaacaacaaatctaaatagaaataaaagacaGGTCACTAACCTCTTCGAGCCATGTCAACGGCCGTTTCTTTGCCAATCCCTGTGTTTCCTCCGGTGATCAAGACGGTTTTTCCGTCCAATCGGGCTTTGCTGTGACAAACTCCACCTGCCATCCATTTCTTTGCTCCAAAAAGCCCCACTCctgtaatgaatgaatgaatgaaacctttattgcccctaggggaatttgccttgcacagagagcataaaaaacacaatacaaacaaacatttacaagagagcacataagaacacataagaacacactaaagcatcacatgattcaatgagggatttcagcaagttaaataaagtgcagagtgccgagttcgtcctgtataatcagttcttattaagcagctgaatactgcgcggtacaaaggatgtaatgcctcttttagtcctcatcctgggctTTCTGTACCTGCGCCCTGAATTCAAAGAGTTTACATCCCCACTGTTACAACAAAATCATGTCCTCATGTCATTTAATACGTCTTCATAAATCTACCTGCCCATcacttcaaatattaaaaatatcaaCTTCTGTCTTACTGTTTTCATAATCGACTTGTGTTTTCAGTAATGTGTTAAATAACTGCTACCCAAATACTTTCTGTAGTTCTGGATGTGATAAGACAACATGTAGTTGTTTATCatgatgatgttgttttgaATGACTTTGAGCCTTGATTTTACAAAGAACTTTGATTTTTGAAGTCTTAGAAAATGTAGGCAAGTTAATCATATAGTTTTCATTTAttctgaattgtttttttatttcattttgaaaccattataatagaatagaattaatTTTACTATTGATCcgaaactgggaaattgtgttacagcagcaggttgtccaaacacacaatatgagcaaaaaacacaatataatattaaatagttttaaagtaattaaagtaaataagcactaaaatatcaaaactaagaatgggaatatatacaaccagtatttaacttagcattatatttacatttatattatatatacagttatatttacattacatagacatatatatagatatatacagTTTACAGTTATATTATTATAACTGTAAACTGTTCAGTACGAAATGTGGCAAATTCCACTAGTGTATAATGATAATAgctattattattgttattacctatttcctttttctgctgTCATACGTTTGAACAACTTAAGGATCCTCAGTACAACTATTCCCTTTCAGATGTGATTTTATCCTCGTCAGTTTAACTGAAGGTCAAATCAGGACAACACTGCAGACCTggattcatctttatttttgtcaGCTATATCTAATCTACATCTGTCAATCCATCAGTGTTTGTAAACTAACTGGGTTGTTAACATACATTGCATAGAGCAGTCGAAATGGCATGTAGAAAAACAATCACAGTAATCTTATACAACAATAATAATCTGTGTAAATACAATGAAACCTCGCGAGATTTCTTAGATTTTGGTTTTCTGATGTCAAAGCTGTTTTGTAATTCTgatgttaaagaaaaacaacaacaaagagtaTCACGTCATTATCAATAAGCCCTGAGTGTATGCTTGAATTTAAAAGGACTAAACTGAATTTTTACATTAAGGCTGAGTGCTGCCAGCGCACTTCCGGAAAGATAATGCTGTTAAGTGGCAGCATATTGATCACCGGCGTTCAGTGAGTGATCCCGAAAAAGTTATTCTTGCAAACGTTGTGCTCACCACTCAACCCTTCAAACATTGTATTTCCTTACCTGTAACTGTGACCAGAGCAATAGTTTTAGGATAGTGGAAAACAAAGGATCTTATGGCTGTGAAGGTCTGCATCATCCAGTCACTCCTTCAAACTGTGATCTCTGTTCAACTCCAAACACAGCGTCCGAAGTGAGGGTCTGTTTGCTGAATccctgctggaaaaaaaataaatgaactcatAACAGATTCTTCTTCTGCGTGTTGGCCTGGCAGACTAGACGCAGCATTTGGTGTATTGCTGCCCCCCACAGTCTGAACTCATCAATTATTTACTCCTCATATTCAGTGGGAGGCTGCAGGTCTGTTGAATGCAGAAATTACAGccgttttgttgttgttgtttttctcctggaCTCTTTGAGGCATaggttgaatatttttttttccccccaggtTCACGAGGCCTCTGCacagtttctttatttcttctgaGTAGAGGCTGCActcaccacagactgtaaatattaaagtccACACCGACACTTCCAATCAAGATGTGTTTTGATCAGGGCCAGCACCAGTGGCgcttctagaccacttttaccgagggggccaaactggggccagttgttttgtaagaggggaacattaaacccaggaaaaatagacaaagatgatctctttaaaaatatatatcatgccaaataatagcgcacatcattaaataccacgatttatatttgtttcagtaacagtatttaatactggAGTCAaagttgttgagtcaaatactgtgttattaggggggctcttcccttttttttggggggggggggggggggggtggccacaagggggaccaagctcagtgttacatgggcactggcccctgttggcccctgcctagaactgTCCAGGGCCAGCACACACAGTGTCCTAATCTCAGTCTCAGCAGCTTAacgttgtcttttcttttcttttttcgaGCAGCTGTTAGGAACTCAGTGTGCTACAGAGGTGAATATCATACACTGAAAAACACTCTTAAGGTTCatccaatgttttatttttttcagtgtataaatgtctgtctttgtgttcccTGTCTCCAGGCTTTTTGCCATGCTTTTTGCTTTATCTGCTGCTTCATTCCCCTGAAATTCTAACATGAGTTAGTACCCACATAAATCCAACACTGCAACccaattaatgaatgaatgaatgctgGATATTGCCAACGTCACTTCTGTCATTATGTCTGGCCTGGCCTTTGATTTACGGTGTCTTATAGTGCTGCAGATTTCTGTAGACTGAGGTCTTTTCTTTTCAACCCACATGAGGGCACAGAGGATGACAAACAGTTCTACTGTAAACACCAGGACACCAGGAAGCTTCCACCCATTCCCTTTTGTGAGTTCCCTACAAACACTCTGAAGGCTATAGCTCTCCATTGGGGTCTCTGGAGCCATCAGTAGAAATTTGCATGCTGTTTCCCCACACTGACGTTCCATGACTGTATTAActagatttaaataaataataaataaataaaaatgtattatttcctGCTGTTTGTCCTTTGATCATATTAAGGAAGTTTGAGTATATGTCAGGCTTGGGTCACAGCCTCTGAGGAGTGGGAGACCAGCAGATAGTTGGCCCCACTTTCCTAATCAAAATTCCAATCTCATTTACTTTTTCCTTCATGGAGTTCACAAAGCTAAGCTTTTGGGTTTTCCCTTTTGTATTTCCTGCAGTGTTGCTCTATATGACATTTGGTTAGAAAGTCTGGTTTATTTGTTCTTACTTTGACCCCATAATATAAGGCCAGCTTCCCTCTCTCTGGAATAACAGATTCCTTATCATCACCTATATAAAGGGATCCTATACGTTCCTCTTGTAAGTGAGCTTTGACATTTCCATAGAAAGATCAAACCGGTTGAGCTTGTTCCAAGGGAGGAGCATGATTCAcctttttgttgtaaaaaaaaaaaaagtctataattcagttataagaaaaaaataatgataaataatacaaattaaatcTAAAACTACTGCTTCCATCAGTTACAACTTTCATCAAGTTCCAGGTTAGATTCATTATAATGTTCTTTGTGACGCACAAATCCATAGTTTGCTATTGATTCTTACAAAGCCTCCAGCAGAGGTCCCTGTAGGTTCACCAACACAGTCTGGCTGCCTTCTGAAGGAGTCCAGCAGATGGTGCAGGAGCTTCATATGAAGTTggagattttatgttttatctctgctgctgtgctgctgctgccaggcAAGTTCATGAAAACACTGGGAAATTACTTTATATGGTACAAATGATATCCTGAACTCCTACgagctgtttctgctgctgtttgaagaTGAAAACCAGCAGCACCAAGTTATAACAGCATCACACCCTCAGATGTGAATCAAAGCCTCATCAGATCAGCCTGAATCATTAAATCTGTTGATTACTGTGAAGAGTATAAACATAATGTGAGATCATTAAGTCATCCGCTTTATCATAGGGTTCAAATATAACGGAGCAGCCAAACAGCATGAGTCTGGACAAGGACTCAATTTAGAGCTTTGACCTTGGGGTTTACAAGGTGTCATGTGAGAGTGTCTGTTAACAAGGAGGGTTTCCTTGTGTCTCTGGAGGTTGGCAACAAGTGGAATTT
This genomic interval from Labrus mixtus chromosome 4, fLabMix1.1, whole genome shotgun sequence contains the following:
- the ankrd34c gene encoding ankyrin repeat domain-containing protein 34C, with the protein product MMMADILELRTDGNSLLKAVWLRRLRLTRLLLEGGAYINESNERGETPLMVACMSTHSDQQSVSKSKLVKYLLENQADPNIQDKAGRTSLMHACIHKAGREVVDHLLSNGADPSLEDRSGASALVYAINADDKETLKRLLDACKAKGKEVIIITTDKSASGTKTTKQYLNVPPSPELDEKSSPAYCTSPSDIDVTASPAQTNTVFSFQTKLKTSTSASKLSNGPTSPTRKPANPKRARLPQLKRLQSEPWGLIAPSVLAAAAAAAAAAHEESRKASSDEDVVAGVNGLHLSKRSALSRQSSVDGKESFFPLVGEQACKMKTSLSVPLTSKASYERSLCQHQPLARRSTVPTEQEGLSTCCSSGLVTLRDTMHRRRLGNDHYDSDSQLYSDSAMSDSPKVPLERRKLNTSPLALLNSSRESLDSNASPSSPSMAHRRAPGLLERRGSGTLLLDHISHTRPGHLPPLNVNPNPPIPDIGANSKPSSPMASGIRSIAPVAPNTPKRGGLKSKKKLVRRHSMQVEQMKQLSDFEELAH
- the LOC132972410 gene encoding retinol dehydrogenase 11-like isoform X1, which produces MMQTFTAIRSFVFHYPKTIALVTVTGVGLFGAKKWMAGGVCHSKARLDGKTVLITGGNTGIGKETAVDMARRGARVILACRDMDRANNAAEDVKKRSGSVNVVVKKLDLASLQSVRQLAEDVLASEERLDVLINNAGVMRCPKWQTEDGFEMQLGVNHLGHFLLTHCLLDLLKKSAPSRIVNVSSLAHERGQIYFDDIHQEKDYRPWKSYSQSKLANVLFTKELSNRLQGTGVNTYSLHPGVIRTELGRHFWPAMPLWKRVVYTPLMFFIKSPAEGAQTTIYCAVEESLQNQSGLYYSDCAPKTAAPQGRDDEAAKKLWDLSASMVGLTKS
- the LOC132972410 gene encoding retinol dehydrogenase 13-like isoform X2; this encodes MAGGVCHSKARLDGKTVLITGGNTGIGKETAVDMARRGARVILACRDMDRANNAAEDVKKRSGSVNVVVKKLDLASLQSVRQLAEDVLASEERLDVLINNAGVMRCPKWQTEDGFEMQLGVNHLGHFLLTHCLLDLLKKSAPSRIVNVSSLAHERGQIYFDDIHQEKDYRPWKSYSQSKLANVLFTKELSNRLQGTGVNTYSLHPGVIRTELGRHFWPAMPLWKRVVYTPLMFFIKSPAEGAQTTIYCAVEESLQNQSGLYYSDCAPKTAAPQGRDDEAAKKLWDLSASMVGLTKS